In Mastomys coucha isolate ucsf_1 unplaced genomic scaffold, UCSF_Mcou_1 pScaffold9, whole genome shotgun sequence, the genomic window TACACTGAGTATGGCATGTTTGGTTGGTACTCATGGGAGACTgccctttctgaagagaaatggaggaggagaggttggggagagagaaagaagacatgagGGGGAGGttttgggaagagagaagaagaaactgaggtcaggatgtaaaaattaattaaaaagataaggaaaatatCATCATTTCTGCTCCTTGTCCCAGGGGAACTCATGAAGGTTCAGCTTCTCTGGCTTTCAGGATGGCTCAGCCATGTGAGCCTTCAGCACAGGATGCTCACTGCCCAGAGAGCAGTGCTTGACCAGTGGGGGACTGAAGATGGGTATACACTTACCTGGTGCAGAGTCTCTACGGTCAGGGCACATGGGGGTATGAACAAAGCACAAATTGCTATTAGTCCTGTCCTCTAGAGACAATTTCCAACATTATTTTGATATAACCACTTCCAGCATTTTATAGGATGGCTACAcatcatatataattaaaattgagACTCTACTATGGAGAGATTTTCATATTCCTTTTTGAAAAGCATTGTACTGGATTTTCCTGCATTATTAAATTTGTGAACAAATTATTAACTATCAAAACACTCAGTCCTataaatttatcatttaaattctGTTCCATGGATGGGGTCCCAGTGTGCTTTAAAATTAATGTTGAGATGCAGATCTTTATACATCAGTCTTCTCCCATGTCCCTTTCACTTCTTAAGGAATCCCTGGAAATGACTTGGTCAAAGGGACTCATCCACCCTCACGAGTCATAGGtgtttccagcctctgtctgGTTGGTGCCCCCATGCTACCACAAGCTCTCCCCCAGCTACTCCTTTTATGGGCAGATGGTGTTCTTATCCTGCTGTGTGCTTTCTGCCAACCATTCCTCTTATGGGCAAAAGTCTGTCCTGAGCAACTGTAGGCGTTGGGCTTCCACAGAGCTGGTGGTCTGCACAGAGCAatttgtggatggatggatgttgcTCAAGTTGACTTTGTgatcatttctcttcttcttgttCCTGGCCATCAGCTCTGTGGCAGCGACTAAGAGGCaatcccctctgcctccccttaGAGCTTTACAGATGGGAGATCTCGTTTCCACCTGAGATTGCTTGTCCCTAGCTGTCCTACCTGTCCCACCTGTGTAAATCTCAGCTGAAGCTGATTTGCCCTCAGGGACATTGATCAATAGCTGGAGAGATTTTGTCTGGGTATGTAGAGGGTGTTGCTACTGACATCTACTGGAGAGAGGTGAGAAATACTTTAAAGATCCCACATCCTGTTTgctatatataaaatgttctcaGTGATTCTGAATTAGTAAATATAAATTACAGTTTGCATACGGTTAGTAGTTAAGTTAGGacatgagagatggctcagtgactaagagagcttgctgtgacagacagcatgaggacctgagtttgaatccccaatACCCTTATAGAAAATGGAATTTGGTTAAgtgtgcctgtaacctcagcacttgagACAGGAAAGTGCTTTCTGATCACCAGTGTGGCTTCAAGTTCATTGAGAAGCCCGTCACAAAGGATTCTGGCAGAGTGATAGAATAAAAGAATATAACATTTGATATTCTCTTCAGGTCTACTTGTGCATGCATAGGCACatacacctatatacacatgtgcatacacaacatatacattttacacagacacacaaacacacacacacataccactcactgagggacaggagagaaagagatagaaagagggagaaagagaaatattaaagaaaggaTGGGTATAATTTCTTGTTTAAGCTGGATATACAGACCTTGACTACCAAGGAGTACATttagtctttctttgttatttccaTCTTTCTGCCTGTTTCACTAAACATGTTCCTTCATACCACCCCCAGGCACCTTATACTCTCTTCCAAATCTTAAGTTATTTAAGGTGTGAATCAGGTTGTTgtgagcagggagaagagagggactgAGAGAGGAGACACACACTGCAGTCTAGAATCTGGGTCTTTATTGAGGTTTATGAAGATGGCGACTTTTAGGAACATTCTATGACTTGAACGAACTTTCTGGAAGCTCATGGATCTGGCAGAGCTTCAGCAGGAATTACAGACAGGCCAGATCCCATGGCACAGAAAGCCTGCACTATTCAAGTTCCAGATTTCCTCACAGGCTGGCCCAATCTCCAGAGTTAATTCTCCCTCAAGATCTTATTGATCCAGGGCCTGTAATGGGAGATTCTGGTGAAGACAGCAGGGGGCTTTGCATTCCGATGCACATAGGATGCAATGCCTTGGGCTATCCCAGCACACAAGAGAGGTCCTCCAGAGTCTCCCTGTTTGAGGTAGGGCAGAAAGGAAACACTTGAATGGATAGGAGGGAGTCTCTACCTCTACCCACCCATTTCAGCTTGCAGTTAGGTCTGGAGCCTGATGCCACATCTTTGTTTTGGGGGCAACCACCATACCTTCCTCATATCACCCCATGTTTTCTGCACAGCAGGAGTGACCCAGGATAGTCCTGGGAAGATGGATACTTTGTTTCCTCACTTGGTGATTCTTAAACACTGTAATTAACTGACAATCTTCTGCCTCACCCCACTTCTAGAACTCTGGCTCCCAGGAGTGCTTTCAGAAAAACCTGGTAAGAGGATCACCTTGTATACATTTTGTATCTTCTTGGGGTTGCCCACACACAGTTGGGAATTGTGTCGAAAACTGGTGAAGTGTTTGCAGGCTTGAGGCTCCAGGAGTCTCATCTTTACTTCCTGCAGTGTGTCAGAGGCTGGCTCATTCACGTTTGTTCTGCCCCAGCCAACTGCCCTGCACATTCTCCCGGGTGGGATGAAGTTGAAGTTGGCAGAGAGTGGGAGGGTTCCCACGCCTAGGGTTAGCTTGGCTTTCTCCTTCAACTGTGAAGGGAATGAGGGACTCTTAGGCAGGGCCATGGGGTAGGGGTTAGTTCCAGCAATCAGGGAAGGAAAGGGCAAAGTACCAAGTCCAACAGGGGAATAAGAGGGAGTGCTGTCCAAGGCAGGGCAAGCGAAATTCAGGGCAATGGAGACTGGAAGAAAAAGTCTCAAGGAGTGCAATGGAGGGAGAAACTTGTTACCTTCAGCAGCATGATGTCATGGACAATCAAATAGTTATTGTATTTTGGATGAAGGAATTGCTTTTCCACCTCAATCCTCTGCCACGTGTCTTCTTTAGATGTTTTGTTATGGGCTCCTAGGAGGACTGTTATAGACCTGTTGTGAGAAGGGATGGAGCCTGAGCATGTAGcaattggtagagtgtttgcctagcatacatgaatcTCCGAGTTTAATACATAGCACTGTATAAActggcatggtggttcatgcctgtaatctctgcacttgggtggtagaggcagggggattagaagttcaaggtcatccttagctacataatgggtctgaagccagcctgagctacagggaactgtgcctcaaaaacaaaccaccCATAAACCCAACATgggcaacaacaaaaagaaaggacaagCAGAGACAGTGACAGGTTCAGAGATGAATGTATTTTGGTAAAAAGCCCTGGGACATGGGCTTCTTCCTATCCCACTTTTGGGGCTACCTGAGGTGTTGACGGGCTCAGGGTTTAATCAGGAGAGCAATGTGGAGATATCTCCCACGGACTTCAGTCGACTTTCAGGAGAGAAAAGGCTTGGAGAAAGAGTATTTTCTGGAACATACACACTTTCCAGGGCTGGCTCCCCAGGAATTGCTGGGGAATGAGTAAGAATAGAGGATCTGGGGGTAGGGTTTAATCCTCCCCAATTTGGAGAACTTTGAATGGGGCTCATTTTCTACAGCAAGAACTAGTCAGAAAAGCAGGAAGTGGAAAGTGTCCTGtgggttttttcttcctttcttaggaATATTGGACTGTGGACCTTCGAACTGAAGGCCTGT contains:
- the LOC116084454 gene encoding chymase; its protein translation is MKPAAALSSPSGRMHLLALHLLFLLLGSSTKAGEIIGGTECIPHSRPYMAYLEIVTSENYLSACSGFLIRRNFVLTAAHCAGRSITVLLGAHNKTSKEDTWQRIEVEKQFLHPKYNNYLIVHDIMLLKLKEKAKLTLGVGTLPLSANFNFIPPGRMCRAVGWGRTNVNEPASDTLQEVKMRLLEPQACKHFTSFRHNSQLCVGNPKKIQNVYKGDSGGPLLCAGIAQGIASYVHRNAKPPAVFTRISHYRPWINKILREN